A single Thermoanaerobacterium sp. RBIITD DNA region contains:
- a CDS encoding SpoIID/LytB domain-containing protein: MRLRKYFTFVLIFSLIIISTVSYVKASVDIPKLIKIGLFYGTTSKTSYVISATNGFKIGSEDNTGNIKYIYNLTQNNISVNKDDNYYLSMGSFNDQVTLDNELSKVASNVPNSLVGYDGNYHIYIGPYLSQSDAQSAMKNLASKFSDITLVLPDKNILLTQNNKNVFLYKADNFIYLTNLSGDNPMSIDGKRYRGFFEFLRQAGSDITAINVLPLEEYLYGVVPSEMPGSWNIEALKAQAVAARTYALYNIGKYSKYGFDLTNDTNCQAYNGFDGEYSNSTKAVDDTKGVVAIYDGKPIDAIFHSHSGGFTEDSENVYVNRVPYLRGVEDKYVFGYSKSLDNWVLYFTKEMIEQKLRDTGHDIGNVNDVKVTDKSWTGRAVKVTIYGDKGNYVLEKDAIRNFFGTKSTMLTINENSSNSDSDVYVESVTATIKKVLGGISVISPKGISPITNNDIYVVGRNGIKQINISKSAANTYTINGSGYGHGVGLSQYGARGMADHGYNYIDILKYYYKGIDVYDTINNKSL, translated from the coding sequence GTGAGGCTTAGAAAGTATTTTACATTTGTTTTAATTTTTTCTTTAATAATCATATCTACGGTAAGTTATGTTAAAGCAAGTGTAGATATTCCGAAATTAATTAAAATTGGGCTTTTCTATGGGACAACTTCTAAAACATCATATGTCATATCTGCTACTAATGGCTTTAAAATTGGATCAGAGGATAATACTGGAAATATAAAATATATATACAATTTAACACAAAATAATATATCAGTAAATAAAGATGATAATTATTATCTTTCAATGGGTTCTTTCAACGATCAGGTGACTTTAGATAATGAACTATCAAAGGTTGCTTCAAATGTTCCAAATTCTCTTGTAGGATATGATGGTAATTATCATATTTATATTGGACCATATTTAAGTCAATCTGATGCTCAATCGGCAATGAAAAATCTCGCATCAAAATTTTCTGACATAACATTAGTTTTACCTGATAAAAATATTTTATTAACACAAAATAATAAAAATGTATTTTTGTACAAAGCTGATAACTTTATATATTTGACAAATTTATCTGGTGATAACCCAATGTCCATTGATGGTAAACGCTATAGAGGATTTTTTGAATTTTTAAGACAAGCAGGAAGTGATATAACTGCTATAAACGTATTACCATTAGAAGAATATCTATATGGTGTTGTGCCGTCTGAGATGCCAGGTTCATGGAATATAGAAGCATTAAAAGCTCAGGCTGTTGCAGCAAGAACATATGCTTTATATAATATCGGTAAATATAGTAAGTATGGTTTTGATTTGACAAATGATACCAATTGTCAAGCATACAATGGATTTGATGGAGAATATTCTAATTCTACAAAGGCTGTCGATGATACAAAAGGCGTTGTTGCTATATACGATGGAAAACCCATAGATGCAATATTTCATTCACATAGTGGTGGATTCACAGAAGATAGTGAGAATGTCTATGTAAATAGAGTTCCATATTTAAGAGGTGTTGAGGATAAATACGTATTTGGATACAGTAAATCACTTGATAATTGGGTATTGTATTTTACAAAGGAAATGATAGAGCAGAAATTAAGGGATACTGGTCATGATATAGGCAATGTCAACGACGTAAAAGTTACTGATAAAAGTTGGACAGGTCGAGCTGTAAAAGTAACAATATACGGTGATAAAGGAAATTATGTACTTGAAAAAGATGCAATAAGAAACTTTTTCGGGACAAAAAGCACAATGCTGACAATTAATGAAAATAGTTCAAACTCTGATAGTGATGTATATGTAGAATCAGTAACTGCAACAATTAAAAAAGTTTTAGGCGGAATCAGTGTAATATCACCAAAGGGTATATCTCCTATTACAAACAATGATATTTATGTGGTGGGACGAAATGGGATAAAGCAAATAAATATAAGTAAATCAGCTGCTAATACTTATA
- a CDS encoding DUF2905 domain-containing protein, whose amino-acid sequence MFQSFGKILIFTGIVLIVVGVLFMFGGKFGIGHLPGDIIYRKGNFTFYFPLMTSIILSLIFTIILWLLRR is encoded by the coding sequence ATGTTTCAGAGCTTTGGTAAGATATTGATATTTACGGGGATAGTGTTAATCGTGGTAGGTGTCTTATTTATGTTTGGTGGAAAATTTGGCATAGGCCATTTACCTGGTGATATTATTTATAGAAAGGGCAATTTTACTTTTTATTTTCCACTTATGACATCAATTATATTAAGTTTAATATTTACTATTATTTTATGGCTATTAAGAAGATAA
- the ruvB gene encoding Holliday junction branch migration DNA helicase RuvB, translating into MEDRILTQNFIQEDASEYSLRPRKLTEYIGQSKVKEELNIYIEAAKMRNEPLDHVLLFGPPGLGKTTLANIISNEMGVGIRITSGPAIERAGDLAAILTNLQENDILFIDEIHRLNRSVEEILYPAMEDFELDIIIGKGPSARSLRLDLPHFTLIGATTRAGLMTSPLRDRFGVIMRLEFYSVDDLSKIIKRSSSILNIGINDEAAYELGRRSRGTPRIANRLLKRVRDFAQVKGNGFIDYVTAKDALDLLGVDDMGLEYIDRKMLKSIIEKFSGGPVGIDTIAASIGEESETIEDVYEPYLMQIGFLSRTPRGRVATKLAYKYLNYNIPE; encoded by the coding sequence ATGGAGGATAGGATTTTAACACAAAATTTTATACAGGAAGATGCCTCCGAATATTCATTGAGACCAAGAAAATTAACAGAATACATAGGACAGTCAAAAGTAAAAGAAGAATTAAATATTTATATAGAAGCAGCGAAGATGAGAAATGAACCACTTGATCATGTTCTGCTTTTTGGACCACCTGGACTAGGCAAGACAACTCTTGCAAATATTATCTCTAATGAAATGGGTGTTGGAATAAGGATTACATCTGGGCCGGCTATAGAAAGAGCAGGGGACCTTGCGGCAATTCTTACTAATCTGCAGGAAAATGATATACTTTTTATTGATGAGATTCATAGACTTAATCGAAGTGTAGAAGAGATTTTATATCCTGCTATGGAGGATTTTGAACTTGATATCATTATAGGAAAAGGCCCCAGCGCAAGGTCGCTAAGACTTGATTTACCACATTTCACTCTTATAGGTGCAACAACGAGAGCAGGTCTTATGACATCACCTTTAAGAGATAGGTTTGGCGTAATTATGAGGCTGGAATTTTATTCCGTTGATGATTTAAGCAAGATTATCAAAAGGTCTTCTTCAATCTTAAATATTGGGATAAACGATGAGGCGGCATACGAGCTTGGCCGAAGGTCGAGAGGAACACCGAGAATAGCTAATAGACTTTTAAAGAGAGTGAGAGATTTTGCACAGGTAAAGGGTAATGGATTCATAGATTATGTGACTGCAAAAGATGCACTTGATTTATTAGGCGTAGATGATATGGGGCTTGAATATATCGATAGAAAAATGCTTAAATCCATCATAGAAAAATTTTCTGGTGGACCCGTTGGAATAGACACGATTGCCGCATCAATTGGTGAAGAAAGTGAAACCATCGAAGATGTTTATGAACCGTACCTGATGCAAATCGGCTTTTTAAGTAGAACTCCAAGAGGAAGAGTCGCTACTAAATTGGCTTATAAATATCTAAACTATAATATTCCTGAATGA
- the ruvA gene encoding Holliday junction branch migration protein RuvA, giving the protein MIAYIKGYIAEIGKDYVIIETSGIGFKIIVPFSTLRELPHIGETIKLHTYLHIKDDGFQIYGFLTNNEIDVFEKLVAVNGVGPKAAVSILSTITLDELYTAIKTGDYKIIEKSPGVGRKTAQRIILELKDKLINDAYNINGDDSSSDVLNALLSLGYTKQESLSALSGIDCTDAENALKQALKKLMK; this is encoded by the coding sequence ATGATAGCTTACATAAAAGGATATATAGCAGAAATAGGAAAGGACTATGTAATAATAGAAACATCAGGGATAGGATTTAAAATAATTGTGCCTTTTAGCACATTGAGAGAATTACCACATATAGGCGAGACAATAAAGCTTCATACATATCTACATATAAAAGATGATGGATTTCAAATATATGGCTTTTTGACGAATAATGAAATAGATGTATTTGAAAAATTGGTTGCGGTAAATGGTGTAGGGCCTAAAGCGGCAGTATCTATTTTATCTACTATAACACTTGATGAATTATATACTGCCATAAAAACTGGCGATTATAAAATTATAGAAAAATCACCCGGAGTCGGTAGAAAGACAGCACAGAGGATAATACTTGAGCTAAAAGATAAGCTAATAAATGATGCGTATAACATAAATGGCGATGATTCTTCAAGTGATGTATTGAATGCATTATTATCGCTCGGCTATACAAAACAGGAATCATTATCTGCATTATCTGGTATAGATTGTACAGATGCTGAAAATGCATTAAAACAGGCATTAAAAAAGCTAATGAAATAA
- the ruvC gene encoding crossover junction endodeoxyribonuclease RuvC yields the protein MRIIGIDPGIAIMGYGIIDYNKSKYSVLEYGAITTNAGVKKSSRLKDIYDGIISIIKKYDPDVMSIEELFFYKNAKTVITIGESRGVAILAAINSGIDVFEYTPLQVKQSVVGYGRAEKKQVQIMVKAILGLKDIPKPDDVADALAVALCHSNSNIMNMKLESIK from the coding sequence ATGAGGATTATAGGTATTGACCCTGGAATTGCAATAATGGGTTATGGTATAATTGATTATAATAAAAGTAAATATTCAGTTTTAGAATATGGTGCAATTACTACAAATGCTGGTGTTAAAAAAAGTTCGAGATTAAAAGATATTTATGACGGTATAATTTCAATAATAAAAAAATACGACCCTGATGTAATGTCAATAGAGGAATTATTCTTTTATAAAAATGCTAAAACAGTTATAACAATAGGCGAATCTCGTGGTGTAGCAATTCTTGCAGCAATAAATAGCGGAATAGATGTTTTTGAATATACACCACTTCAAGTTAAACAGTCAGTCGTAGGATATGGGAGAGCTGAAAAAAAGCAAGTGCAGATAATGGTGAAGGCAATACTAGGATTAAAAGACATACCAAAGCCGGATGATGTGGCAGATGCTCTTGCTGTTGCCCTTTGTCACAGCAATAGCAATATTATGAATATGAAATTGGAGTCCATAAAATGA
- a CDS encoding chemotaxis protein CheW → MLNQIVIFKLNNEEFCVDIMQVLEIIRMQNITKVPDVPDFVEGIINLRGTVIPIIDLKKRLKLKLVDYDDDTRIIIIKIGNKSVGFIVDSVTEVLHVDNDSIKEAPDFIAGIGKEYIESVVSYDDRLIINLNLNRVLTESEKKEIEEM, encoded by the coding sequence ATGTTAAACCAAATAGTTATATTTAAATTAAATAATGAGGAATTTTGCGTTGACATAATGCAGGTACTTGAAATTATTAGAATGCAAAACATAACAAAAGTACCAGATGTACCAGACTTCGTAGAAGGTATTATCAATTTGAGAGGTACGGTCATACCGATAATTGACCTCAAAAAAAGATTAAAATTAAAACTAGTTGATTACGATGATGATACAAGAATAATAATAATTAAAATTGGCAATAAATCTGTTGGTTTTATTGTTGATTCAGTTACGGAAGTATTGCATGTTGATAATGATTCAATAAAAGAAGCACCAGACTTTATTGCCGGAATAGGTAAAGAATACATAGAATCCGTTGTTAGTTATGATGATCGTTTAATAATCAATTTGAATCTAAACAGAGTACTTACAGAAAGTGAAAAAAAAGAAATAGAAGAAATGTAA
- a CDS encoding YebC/PmpR family DNA-binding transcriptional regulator has translation MSGHSKWANIKHKKEKMDAQKGKIFTKLTKDIIMAAKEGGDPETNSKLRDAIEKAKANNLPNDNIQRAIKKGTGEIGGGNLEEVIYEGYGPAGSAIIVEALTDNKNRTAGDIRHIFDRSGGSLGSSGCVAWMFDKKGLITIEKNENIDEDELAMLVIDAGADDFSSDGDEYEILTDPANFQAVKDALKNAGYELSSAEVTMIPQNTVKLNDSDYERFERFIEKIEENDDVQEVYHNVDVPDEEE, from the coding sequence ATGTCTGGACATTCAAAATGGGCAAATATAAAGCACAAAAAAGAAAAGATGGACGCACAGAAGGGCAAAATATTTACAAAACTTACAAAAGATATAATTATGGCTGCTAAAGAAGGCGGCGATCCTGAAACAAATAGTAAACTTAGGGATGCGATAGAAAAAGCTAAAGCTAATAATCTTCCGAATGACAATATACAAAGGGCAATAAAAAAAGGAACTGGTGAAATCGGCGGAGGTAATCTTGAAGAAGTTATCTACGAAGGTTATGGCCCTGCTGGATCAGCTATAATAGTAGAAGCTTTAACAGATAATAAAAACAGGACTGCTGGTGACATAAGGCATATATTTGATAGAAGTGGAGGCAGTCTTGGATCTTCAGGTTGTGTAGCATGGATGTTTGACAAAAAAGGCTTAATAACTATTGAGAAGAATGAAAATATAGATGAAGATGAATTAGCTATGCTTGTAATAGATGCCGGTGCAGATGATTTTTCATCAGATGGTGATGAATATGAGATACTAACAGATCCTGCTAATTTTCAAGCTGTAAAGGATGCCCTCAAAAATGCTGGTTACGAGTTATCGTCGGCAGAAGTTACAATGATTCCTCAAAATACTGTAAAACTAAATGATAGCGATTATGAAAGATTTGAAAGGTTTATAGAAAAAATAGAAGAGAACGACGATGTACAAGAAGTTTACCATAATGTAGATGTGCCAGATGAAGAAGAATAG
- a CDS encoding sulfite exporter TauE/SafE family protein, with translation MTIYVKLAMLGFITGILNGLFGAGGGTIIVPFMVFLLGIEDHKAHATAISIILPLTILSSLIYIKNGIVDIPLTLNVTIGSVIGGYIGALLLNKVPIKILRKLFGIIMIIASIRMWLT, from the coding sequence ATGACAATATATGTTAAATTAGCTATGTTAGGTTTTATTACAGGAATCTTGAATGGTTTATTTGGTGCTGGCGGTGGTACTATAATAGTACCTTTTATGGTTTTTTTACTTGGCATAGAAGATCATAAAGCACATGCAACAGCCATATCAATAATATTGCCACTTACCATACTGAGTTCATTAATATATATTAAAAATGGGATTGTGGATATTCCATTAACATTAAATGTGACGATTGGTAGTGTTATAGGTGGTTATATAGGAGCACTGCTGCTAAATAAAGTGCCTATAAAAATATTGAGAAAATTATTTGGAATAATAATGATTATTGCATCTATAAGGATGTGGCTTACATAG
- a CDS encoding sulfite exporter TauE/SafE family protein codes for MKLFIIGLLAGVIGGMGIGGGTILIPGLTIFTGTEQHLAQSVNLLSFIPTASVALLYHLKHKNIKTKIILYIIITGLIGSFIGSFASIYISSNILKKMFALFLLLMGIYEIVSKQKIK; via the coding sequence ATGAAATTATTCATAATCGGATTATTAGCTGGTGTGATAGGCGGCATGGGTATTGGCGGTGGTACAATATTAATACCGGGGCTCACAATATTTACAGGTACAGAACAACACCTTGCACAAAGTGTAAATTTATTATCATTTATACCAACTGCTTCCGTTGCACTTCTGTATCATCTGAAACATAAAAATATAAAAACAAAAATTATACTGTACATAATCATAACCGGTTTAATTGGTAGTTTCATTGGTTCTTTTGCATCAATTTATATAAGTTCAAATATATTAAAAAAAATGTTCGCTTTATTTTTGCTGCTTATGGGAATATATGAAATTGTTTCTAAGCAAAAAATAAAATAG
- a CDS encoding CoA-binding protein, with protein MDYVEEALKRKVWAVVGATDTKEKFGYKIYKNLKLSGYTVYPVNPHYQSVDGDICYESLLKLPVLPEVVDMVVSPKIGDKFVEEAAKLGVDIIWFQPGAESEELVNKAKNLGLNVVYNTCVMIESDKRK; from the coding sequence ATGGACTATGTTGAAGAAGCTCTAAAAAGAAAAGTCTGGGCTGTCGTTGGAGCAACAGATACAAAAGAGAAGTTTGGATACAAAATTTATAAAAATTTAAAACTTAGTGGGTATACGGTTTATCCTGTTAATCCACATTATCAATCTGTTGATGGAGATATTTGTTATGAATCTTTATTGAAACTTCCTGTACTACCAGAAGTAGTTGATATGGTTGTGTCGCCAAAAATCGGTGACAAATTTGTTGAAGAAGCAGCAAAATTAGGCGTGGACATAATATGGTTTCAACCAGGTGCTGAAAGCGAAGAGCTCGTGAATAAAGCAAAGAATCTAGGACTTAATGTAGTTTACAATACTTGTGTTATGATAGAAAGCGATAAGAGAAAATAA
- a CDS encoding YigZ family protein, which yields MLYKYKTLYEYGCQEVDIKRSKFIGHAKQISSEEDAIKFIDDIRSRYNDATHNVYAYILGERDEIQRYSDDGEPAGTAGIPVLNVIKNEGLKNVAVVVTRYFGGILLGAGGLIRAYVKGAKIGIDAAKIVEKILFKKMIIIIDYTLLGTVQNDLIKNKYIIANIEYMDKVKLNVCVEYQNKKEFINYIINLTNSRSIIKEGEEIYLYKKDDKYLV from the coding sequence TTGCTTTATAAATATAAAACACTATATGAATATGGATGCCAAGAAGTGGACATTAAAAGATCCAAGTTTATAGGCCATGCGAAACAGATATCATCTGAAGAGGATGCTATTAAATTCATTGATGATATAAGATCAAGATATAATGATGCAACACATAATGTATATGCATACATTTTGGGTGAAAGAGATGAAATCCAGAGGTATAGTGATGATGGAGAGCCCGCTGGAACAGCAGGTATACCTGTTTTAAACGTGATAAAAAATGAAGGTCTAAAAAATGTTGCCGTTGTTGTTACAAGATATTTCGGTGGTATTTTGCTTGGGGCGGGTGGTCTTATAAGAGCATATGTAAAAGGTGCTAAGATAGGAATAGATGCGGCTAAAATAGTTGAAAAGATTCTATTTAAAAAGATGATAATTATTATTGATTATACATTGCTTGGTACTGTTCAAAATGATTTGATAAAAAATAAATATATAATAGCAAACATAGAGTATATGGATAAAGTAAAATTGAATGTATGTGTAGAATACCAAAATAAAAAAGAATTCATAAATTATATAATTAATTTAACAAATTCAAGATCAATTATAAAAGAAGGTGAGGAGATTTATTTATATAAAAAAGATGATAAATATTTAGTATAA
- a CDS encoding NUDIX hydrolase, with protein sequence MLIRDCSGGVVFRGDDVFLLKNEKGEWVLPKGAIRNNELSVDAALRRVRAETGLRSLNVLSTAGETSYEFYSVTRQRPVYNKITWYLMSTDDQEFNISSEDGFSDGGFYPINKALELITYSQDRALVNVSYYKYKTFDKVIA encoded by the coding sequence ATGTTGATTAGGGATTGCTCTGGAGGAGTTGTATTCAGAGGAGATGATGTATTTCTCCTGAAAAATGAAAAAGGAGAATGGGTTTTACCAAAAGGCGCAATAAGAAATAATGAGTTATCAGTTGATGCTGCTTTAAGAAGGGTACGAGCCGAAACCGGCTTACGATCATTAAATGTCTTATCGACTGCTGGAGAAACCAGCTATGAATTCTATTCTGTAACACGTCAACGTCCTGTTTACAATAAAATCACATGGTATCTTATGTCCACTGACGATCAAGAATTTAATATTAGTAGTGAAGATGGCTTTTCAGATGGAGGATTTTATCCAATCAATAAGGCATTAGAGCTTATTACCTATAGTCAGGATAGGGCCTTAGTAAACGTTTCTTATTACAAATACAAAACCTTTGATAAGGTAATAGCATAG
- a CDS encoding DUF3189 family protein — MHIIYHCYGGTHTSVVASYIHIGVLPTDRIPTKEEIEGIPMFDKLNGQNDTGHIVSVGSDEYGNIIYSLGVKSGKKLIESALKDLYYHLFNNNNGLLIIDTSSATNWIMKIGGFTSIALKMPIIGRPLVTYGVRKAYKNIVQIVKNIKAQESAEYNAIKR, encoded by the coding sequence ATGCATATAATTTATCATTGCTATGGCGGTACACACACTTCTGTTGTAGCATCATATATACACATAGGAGTTTTACCTACAGATAGAATCCCAACTAAAGAAGAGATTGAAGGTATTCCTATGTTTGATAAATTAAATGGGCAGAACGATACAGGTCACATTGTATCTGTCGGATCAGATGAATACGGAAATATTATATATTCCCTTGGTGTAAAGAGCGGAAAAAAATTAATCGAATCCGCACTAAAGGATTTGTATTACCATCTATTCAATAATAATAATGGACTACTTATTATTGATACATCATCAGCAACTAACTGGATAATGAAAATAGGCGGATTTACTTCTATCGCTTTAAAAATGCCAATAATAGGGAGACCATTGGTAACATATGGCGTTAGAAAAGCATACAAAAATATTGTTCAAATAGTAAAAAATATAAAAGCACAAGAAAGTGCTGAATACAATGCTATTAAGAGATAA
- the hflX gene encoding GTPase HflX: MEEIINNEKERAILVGIMIDNKDNETIEELKELAKTAGAEVVGVITQNRFSIDKNYYIGKGKLDELKEYVKNMDIDLVIFNDELSGSQLKNIEDVIGVKVLDRTNLILDIFAMRAKSREGILQVQLAQLKYRLPRLLGLGNELSRLGGGIGTRGPGETKLETDRRHIRERIKSIEDKLKEIKKHRELQRERRMKSEIPVVAIVGYTNAGKSTLMNALTDSGVYVEDKLFATLDPTARKLILPSGREVIIIDTVGFIRKLPHDLVEAFKSTLEESKYADVLLHVIDITSKDMKDKIMVVEKVLRELGAADKPIINVYNKADIVEFVPNNNGNNIYISAKKRWGFDDLLDAIDKVAYENLVILDFYIPYEKEKQFIYLKRNSKIINEEYTEAGIKIKAQVGVVEKNILKDFIIS; this comes from the coding sequence ATGGAAGAAATAATTAATAATGAAAAAGAGAGAGCTATTTTAGTAGGTATTATGATAGACAACAAAGATAATGAAACAATAGAAGAGTTGAAAGAACTTGCAAAAACTGCCGGTGCAGAAGTAGTAGGGGTTATTACACAAAATCGTTTTAGTATAGATAAAAATTACTATATAGGCAAAGGAAAGCTTGATGAGTTAAAAGAATATGTCAAAAACATGGATATAGATTTAGTGATATTTAATGACGAACTTTCTGGTAGTCAGCTTAAAAATATAGAAGATGTAATTGGTGTAAAAGTTCTTGACAGAACGAATCTTATTCTTGACATATTTGCCATGAGAGCTAAATCACGTGAAGGAATACTCCAAGTGCAGCTTGCACAGTTAAAATATAGGTTACCACGTCTTTTGGGTTTGGGCAATGAGCTTTCGAGATTAGGTGGTGGCATAGGCACAAGGGGACCTGGTGAAACAAAGCTTGAAACAGATAGAAGGCATATAAGAGAAAGAATAAAATCCATTGAGGATAAATTAAAAGAAATAAAAAAACATAGAGAATTGCAGCGTGAGCGTCGAATGAAAAGCGAAATTCCAGTTGTAGCGATAGTAGGGTATACTAATGCTGGAAAATCTACTTTGATGAATGCTTTGACAGACTCAGGTGTATATGTAGAGGATAAGCTCTTTGCAACACTTGATCCTACCGCACGAAAGCTAATTCTCCCATCAGGAAGAGAAGTTATAATTATCGATACAGTTGGTTTTATAAGAAAGTTGCCACATGATCTAGTTGAAGCATTTAAATCTACACTTGAAGAATCGAAGTATGCAGATGTACTTCTTCATGTAATTGATATAACATCAAAAGATATGAAAGATAAAATAATGGTTGTAGAGAAAGTTTTAAGAGAACTTGGGGCAGCTGATAAGCCTATTATTAACGTCTATAACAAGGCTGACATAGTAGAATTTGTTCCAAATAATAATGGAAATAATATTTATATATCCGCAAAAAAAAGATGGGGTTTTGATGATTTGCTTGATGCAATTGACAAGGTGGCATATGAAAATTTAGTGATTTTGGATTTTTATATTCCATATGAAAAGGAAAAACAATTTATTTATTTAAAGAGAAATTCAAAAATAATAAATGAAGAGTATACTGAGGCAGGAATAAAAATAAAAGCACAAGTAGGTGTAGTTGAAAAAAATATATTAAAAGACTTTATTATCTCTTAA
- the amrS gene encoding AmmeMemoRadiSam system radical SAM enzyme, protein MKEAMFYEKINNSMLHCLLCPQDCKISDTKHGFCRARKNENGILYSENYGIITSLAMDPIEKKPLFHFYPGSYILSAGSYGCNLRCSFCQNWEISQQRLEGRYLSPEQLVTIAKKQEMNIGIAYTYNEPTIWYEYVLDSAKLAKKNGLKNVFVSNGFININPLRELLPYIDAMNIDIKAFTEDYYKRLCSGKLENVLKVVEEAIKHCHVEITTLLVTGENDDHEEIEKLSKWLSDIDKNIPIHFSRYFPQYKMENPKTPYGTLKDAYDIAKKYLNYVYVGNILGFDNNTYCPNCGNLLIRRNNGIYVLGIENNKCRKCGYSFYGCV, encoded by the coding sequence ATGAAAGAAGCAATGTTTTATGAAAAAATAAATAATAGTATGTTACATTGTTTGCTATGCCCACAGGATTGTAAAATAAGCGATACAAAACATGGATTTTGCAGAGCAAGAAAAAACGAAAATGGAATTCTATATTCGGAAAATTACGGTATTATTACGTCACTAGCAATGGACCCAATAGAAAAAAAACCACTATTTCATTTCTATCCAGGAAGTTATATATTGTCTGCTGGATCATACGGATGCAATCTTAGATGTTCATTCTGCCAAAATTGGGAGATATCTCAACAAAGGTTAGAAGGCAGATACTTATCACCGGAGCAACTTGTAACAATTGCTAAGAAACAGGAGATGAATATTGGCATAGCATATACTTATAATGAACCAACAATATGGTACGAATATGTACTAGATTCAGCAAAGCTTGCAAAAAAGAATGGATTAAAAAATGTTTTTGTATCAAACGGATTTATCAATATTAATCCATTAAGAGAACTTTTACCATATATTGATGCAATGAATATTGATATTAAAGCATTTACAGAGGATTATTATAAAAGGTTATGTTCCGGAAAGTTAGAGAATGTATTGAAAGTAGTTGAGGAAGCCATAAAGCATTGCCATGTAGAAATTACAACATTATTAGTGACGGGAGAAAATGATGATCATGAGGAAATTGAAAAACTCAGTAAATGGCTTTCAGATATAGATAAGAATATCCCAATACATTTTTCAAGATATTTTCCTCAATATAAAATGGAAAATCCAAAAACACCTTATGGAACATTAAAAGATGCCTATGATATTGCCAAAAAATATCTAAATTATGTTTATGTAGGAAATATTTTAGGCTTTGATAATAATACTTACTGCCCGAATTGCGGGAATCTATTAATAAGAAGAAATAATGGAATTTATGTGCTTGGTATAGAAAACAACAAATGTCGAAAATGTGGCTATAGTTTTTATGGTTGTGTTTAA